Proteins encoded by one window of Lathyrus oleraceus cultivar Zhongwan6 chromosome 1, CAAS_Psat_ZW6_1.0, whole genome shotgun sequence:
- the LOC127094850 gene encoding uncharacterized protein LOC127094850, protein MDLDSSVVIQNMVIPKLKDLGSFSIPCHISTMNFDRFLCDLGASVSLIPLSVCKKLDIEDMKPTNVSLKLADRSFEYPIVLLEDVMVRVGECYVSVEFVIMDISEYFQIPIILGRPFLATAGAIIDFKRGKLTFDVGDGKIKFIL, encoded by the coding sequence ATGGACCTTGATAGTAGTGTCGTTATTCAAAACATGGTGATCCCTAAGCTCAAAGATCTAGGAAGTTTCTCTATCCCTTGTCATATAAGTACCATGAACTTTGATAGATTTCTATGTGATTTAGGAGCTAGTGTTAGCCTAATACCTTTGTCGGTGTGTAAGAAGTTGGATATAGAGGACATGAAACCTACCAACGTGTCTTTGAAACTTGCCGATAGATCATTCGAGTATCCTATAGTTTTGCTAGAAGATGTCATGGTGAGAGTGGGAGAGTGTTATGTTTCGGTGGAATTTGTGATAATGGACATCAGTGAATATTTTCAAATACCTATAATTTTAGGAAGGCCTTTCTTAGCTACGGCAGGGGCCATCATAGATTTCAAGAGAGGGAAGTTGACCTTTGATGTAGGTGATGGGAAAATTAAATTCATTTTATAA